One Halichoerus grypus chromosome 1, mHalGry1.hap1.1, whole genome shotgun sequence genomic region harbors:
- the SLC51A gene encoding organic solute transporter subunit alpha: protein MEPDRTQIKLDPRYTADLLELLKTNYSIPSACFSHAPTAAQLLRALGPTEIALTVIMTLFALGSVIIFLENAVYLYKNTRCPIKRRTLLWSSSAPTVVSVFCCFGLWIPRSLMLVEMAITSFYAVCFYLLMRVIVEGFGGKEAVMRTLKDTPMVVHTGPCCCCCPCCPPFTLTRKKLQLLMLGPFQYAFFKITLSLVGLFLIPDGIYDPADISEESTALWINTLLGVSTLLALWTLAIIFRQAKMHLGEQNIGAKFALFQVLLILTALQPSIFSVLANSGQIACSPPFSSKIRSQVMNCHLLVLETFLLTVLTRMYYRRKDNKVGYEPFSSSGLDSTSKSKVDIERDTVYIKQAQDFLTVPQP, encoded by the exons ATGGAACCAGACAGGACTCAGATAAAGCTTGACCCCAG GTACACCGCAGATCTTCTGGAGTTACTGAAAACCAATTACAGCATCCCCTCCGCCTGCTTCTCTCACGCTCCCACTGCAGCCCAGCTTCTGAGAG CACTGGGCCCTACGGAAATTGCCCTTACAGTCATTATGACCTTGTTTGCCCTGGGCTCTGTCATCATCTTCCTGGAGAACGCTGTCTACCTGTACAAGAACACCCGGTGCCCCATCAAGAGGAGGACCCTGCTCTGGAGCAGCTCTGCACCCACG GTCGTGTCTGTGTTCTGCTGTTTTGGTCTCTGGATCCCTCGTTCCCTCATGCTCGTGGAAATGGCCATAACCTC GTTTTATGCGGTATGCTTTTACCTGCTGATGAGGGTCATAGTGGAAGGCTTTGGTGGGAAGGAGGCAGTAATGAGGACACTGAAGGACACTCCGATGGTGGTCCACACAggcccctgctgctgctgctgcccctgctgccccccatTCACGCTCACCAG GAAGAAGCTTCAGCTGCTGATGTTGGGCCCATTCCAGTATGCCTTCTTCAAGATAACACTGAGCCTGGTGGGCCTGTTTCTCATCCCAGATGGCATCTATGACCCAGCAGAC ATTTCTGAAGAGAGCACAGCTCTGTGGATCAACACTCTCCTCGGTGTGTCCACCCTGTTGGCTCTCTGGACCCTGGCCATCATTTTCCGCCAAGCCAAGATGCACCTGGGCGAGCAGAATATAGGAGCCAAATTTGCCCTCTTTCAG GTTCTCCTCATCCTGACTGCCCTGCAGCCATCCATCTTCTCAGTCTTGGCCAACAGCGGGCAGATTGCTTGTTCACCtcccttttcctctaaaatcaggtcTCAAG TGATGAATTGCCACCTCCTCGTACTGGAGACTTTTCTACTGACTGTGCTGACACGCATGTACTACCGAAGGAAAGACAACAAGGTTGGATATGAACCTTTTTCTTCCTCAGGCCTGGATTCGACCTCAAAGTCCAAGGTGGACATTGAAAGAGACACTGTATACATTAAACAGGCACAAGATTTCCTCACTGTCCCTCAACCTTGA